One Deltaproteobacteria bacterium DNA segment encodes these proteins:
- a CDS encoding methylated-DNA--[protein]-cysteine S-methyltransferase: protein MYYDWMESPLGDLLIVADESALRMIRFSRGRHPGNVEDGWHQGGLVVAEARRQLDEYFAGGRKHFDLPVAPAGTPFQLRAWRALQDIPYGETRSYGEQARALGRPAAVRAVGAANGHNPIPIVIPCHRVIGGDGRLTGYAGGLDIKKHLLDLERRHVVDHTREVPAGPGAGATADLFGRETEQRHAAP from the coding sequence ATGTACTACGACTGGATGGAGAGTCCCTTGGGAGATCTCCTGATCGTTGCGGACGAGTCCGCGCTCAGGATGATCCGCTTCTCCCGGGGACGGCATCCCGGCAACGTGGAGGACGGCTGGCATCAGGGCGGGTTGGTGGTGGCGGAGGCGCGGCGCCAACTCGACGAATACTTCGCGGGAGGCCGCAAGCACTTCGACCTGCCGGTGGCGCCCGCGGGCACGCCGTTTCAATTGCGCGCGTGGCGCGCACTGCAAGACATCCCTTACGGTGAAACCCGTTCCTACGGCGAGCAGGCCCGCGCCCTGGGGCGGCCGGCGGCGGTGCGCGCGGTGGGCGCGGCCAACGGGCACAACCCGATTCCCATCGTCATCCCGTGCCATCGGGTCATCGGCGGAGACGGGCGGTTGACCGGGTACGCCGGCGGTCTCGACATCAAGAAGCACCTGCTGGACCTGGAACGGCGTCACGTCGTCGACCACACGCGTGAAGTGCCCGCGGGTCCGGGGGCCGGTGCGACCGCGGACCTGTTCGGCCGGGAAACGGAGCAGCGGCATGCGGCTCCTTGA
- a CDS encoding glucose 1-dehydrogenase → MRLLDRVALVTGAATGLGRAYAVRLAAEGAHVCATDVNLAGVEGTARLVAAEGRKSLAVEMDVTSEQQTRDGAKKAFDHFGSIDILVNNAGIVRNTPRVPIEEADVADWHRIIAVNLTGTYLAARAVVPYMKRSPKGKIINISSGVALHGRTLSHEYVSSKMGVIGLTRALATDLGRFNINVNAVAPGGVDTSQAREAPETPSEHMLRQRSVERHLFPSDLDGVVAFLASDDSDMITGQVINVDGGRVFIA, encoded by the coding sequence ATGCGGCTCCTTGATCGGGTTGCCCTGGTCACGGGCGCGGCCACGGGCCTGGGACGGGCCTACGCGGTGCGGCTTGCCGCGGAGGGCGCCCACGTGTGCGCCACCGACGTGAACCTCGCCGGGGTGGAAGGGACCGCGCGGCTGGTGGCGGCCGAGGGGCGCAAGTCCCTGGCGGTGGAGATGGACGTGACCTCGGAGCAGCAGACACGGGACGGCGCGAAGAAGGCCTTCGACCACTTCGGCAGCATCGACATCCTGGTGAACAACGCGGGCATCGTGCGCAACACCCCGCGGGTGCCCATCGAGGAGGCCGACGTGGCGGACTGGCACCGCATCATCGCGGTCAACCTCACCGGAACGTACCTGGCGGCCCGGGCCGTGGTGCCCTACATGAAGCGCTCGCCCAAGGGGAAGATCATCAACATCAGCTCGGGAGTGGCGCTCCATGGCCGCACACTGAGCCACGAGTACGTCTCGTCCAAGATGGGAGTCATCGGGCTCACCCGCGCGCTGGCCACCGACCTCGGCCGCTTCAACATCAACGTGAACGCCGTCGCTCCGGGCGGGGTCGACACTTCGCAGGCGCGGGAAGCGCCGGAAACGCCCTCGGAGCACATGCTGCGTCAGCGCAGCGTCGAGCGCCATCTCTTTCCCAGCGACCTCGACGGGGTCGTGGCCTTTCTCGCCTCCGACGACAGCGACATGATCACCGGCCAGGTGATCAACGTGGACGGCGGCCGCGTGTTCATCGCGTAA
- a CDS encoding dihydroorotase family protein, with amino-acid sequence MLDVLISNADIITADHRYKGSVGIQNGSIAGIYAPGATPEAAEVVDATNLALIPGAVDMHSHHREGGEPGGYDYKENVQTATMQCAAGGVTTSVAMPNVTPPPNTVPRLEQLFSVYERESFIDFNVNPAGTIPEEIPKLAQHGIAAFKVFMVVDTGRDYPHMPGIGVHDHGKLMEIMEACAAANVPLMVHPHDQPLMDYVEKKYWDRGEHDCLAYAKAYADYDGVIWETAIQFLIRLQAATGVHLHLLHIQTEGSVDMIRRAKAAGQRVTAEINPWALFLGPDWSEIERLGSYALSYWVPEKNSPALWGGLCDGTIDIVATDHAPHTREEKEVGWEDGWKAHTGTPSTQYYMSLLMDAASKGKISLERMVEATSTGSARIFGVHNKGRIEVGYDADLVLVDLTAEKEIRDEDVLSLIGWSPYAGRTLKGWPVRTFVRGATVYRDGKVVGKKGHGRQAKATYPG; translated from the coding sequence ATGCTGGACGTGCTTATTTCCAACGCCGACATCATCACCGCCGATCACCGTTACAAGGGTTCGGTGGGCATCCAGAACGGCTCCATCGCCGGGATCTATGCGCCCGGCGCCACGCCCGAGGCCGCCGAGGTGGTGGACGCCACCAACCTGGCGCTCATCCCGGGCGCGGTGGACATGCACTCGCACCACCGCGAGGGCGGCGAGCCCGGCGGCTACGACTACAAGGAGAACGTCCAGACGGCCACCATGCAGTGCGCCGCCGGCGGGGTTACCACGTCGGTGGCCATGCCCAACGTGACGCCGCCGCCCAACACGGTACCGCGCCTGGAGCAACTGTTCAGCGTGTACGAGCGTGAATCCTTCATCGACTTCAACGTCAACCCGGCCGGCACCATCCCGGAAGAGATCCCCAAGCTGGCGCAGCACGGCATCGCCGCCTTCAAGGTGTTCATGGTGGTGGACACGGGGCGGGACTACCCGCACATGCCGGGCATCGGCGTGCACGACCACGGCAAGCTGATGGAGATCATGGAGGCATGCGCCGCGGCCAACGTGCCGCTCATGGTGCACCCCCACGACCAGCCCCTCATGGACTACGTCGAGAAAAAGTACTGGGACCGGGGCGAGCACGACTGTCTGGCCTACGCCAAGGCCTATGCCGACTACGACGGCGTCATCTGGGAAACCGCCATCCAGTTCCTCATCCGCCTGCAGGCGGCCACCGGCGTGCACCTGCACCTGCTGCACATCCAGACCGAGGGCAGCGTGGACATGATCCGCCGGGCCAAGGCCGCCGGCCAGCGAGTAACCGCCGAGATCAACCCCTGGGCGCTGTTCCTGGGGCCGGACTGGAGCGAGATCGAGCGTCTGGGCTCCTACGCCCTTTCCTACTGGGTGCCGGAGAAGAACTCACCCGCCCTATGGGGCGGCCTGTGCGACGGCACCATCGACATCGTCGCCACCGACCACGCGCCGCACACGCGCGAGGAGAAGGAAGTCGGCTGGGAGGACGGCTGGAAGGCCCACACCGGCACGCCGTCCACGCAGTACTACATGAGCCTGCTCATGGACGCCGCCTCCAAGGGCAAGATCTCGCTGGAGCGCATGGTCGAGGCCACGTCCACGGGATCCGCGCGCATCTTCGGGGTGCACAACAAGGGCCGCATCGAGGTGGGCTACGACGCCGACCTGGTGCTGGTGGACCTGACCGCCGAAAAGGAAATCCGCGACGAGGACGTGCTCAGCCTCATCGGCTGGAGCCCCTACGCCGGGCGTACGCTGAAGGGCTGGCCGGTACGCACGTTCGTGCGCGGCGCCACCGTGTACCGCGACGGCAAGGTGGTGGGAAAGAAGGGCCACGGCCGGCAGGCCAAGGCCACGTACCCCGGGTAG
- the thrH gene encoding bifunctional phosphoserine phosphatase/homoserine phosphotransferase ThrH, translating into MQICCLDLEGVLLPEIWIAVAEHFHNDDLRLTTRDISDYDQLMQHRLKVLRKKRIRLADIQGVIAGMEPLPGARDFLDDLYQDFQVVLLSDTFYEFAMPLIRKLGNPTLLCNWLTVSRSGYIANYILRQKDGKRKAVRAFKQIGFRVVAAGDSYNDLSMLRTADRGVLFNPPEAIVKRYPAFPVSRDYATLSRLLKQ; encoded by the coding sequence ATGCAAATCTGCTGTTTGGACCTGGAGGGCGTCCTCCTGCCGGAAATCTGGATCGCGGTCGCCGAGCATTTCCACAACGACGACCTGCGGCTCACCACGCGCGACATCTCCGACTACGACCAGCTCATGCAGCACCGCCTGAAGGTGCTGCGGAAGAAACGCATCCGGCTGGCGGACATCCAGGGCGTCATCGCCGGCATGGAGCCGCTGCCCGGGGCCAGGGACTTCCTCGACGACCTGTACCAAGACTTCCAGGTGGTGCTGCTGTCGGACACCTTCTACGAGTTCGCCATGCCGCTCATCCGCAAGCTCGGCAACCCGACGCTGCTGTGCAACTGGCTCACGGTGAGCCGGTCGGGGTACATCGCAAACTACATCCTCCGCCAGAAGGACGGCAAGCGCAAAGCCGTGCGAGCGTTCAAGCAGATCGGCTTTCGCGTGGTGGCGGCGGGGGACTCCTACAACGACCTGAGCATGCTGCGCACCGCCGACCGCGGCGTGCTGTTCAACCCGCCGGAGGCCATCGTCAAACGGTATCCGGCATTTCCGGTGTCACGCGACTACGCGACGCTGTCGCGGTTGCTGAAGCAATAA
- a CDS encoding dienelactone hydrolase family protein, translating into MSIHTATVDISADDGKSMGLYVAAPDGDGRKPALLVIMEIFGVNAHMKEVTERFANEGYVAVSPDLYYRLDERVIPNTDRDAAFAARGTLYDTKVVEDLNRAIAYAKGRDDVDPDRVGIIGYCFGGRVSWMAACNCAGLSCSSLYYGGQIAGGQRGEKSPVEPVTQGNNIKIPMQCVWGGQDQGIPQEARDAIESTLKANNVDYEWHLYEDAGHAFFCDDRPSYHEASAKDVWPKTLAFLGRHLKA; encoded by the coding sequence ATGAGCATCCACACTGCAACGGTGGACATCTCCGCCGACGACGGCAAGTCCATGGGCCTCTACGTGGCCGCGCCCGACGGCGACGGCAGGAAGCCGGCGCTGCTGGTGATCATGGAGATCTTCGGCGTCAACGCGCACATGAAGGAAGTGACCGAACGCTTCGCCAACGAGGGCTACGTGGCCGTATCGCCGGACCTCTACTATCGCCTGGACGAGCGCGTCATCCCCAACACCGACCGTGACGCCGCCTTCGCCGCCCGCGGCACGCTCTACGACACCAAGGTTGTCGAGGACCTGAACCGCGCCATCGCCTACGCCAAGGGACGGGACGACGTGGACCCGGACCGGGTGGGCATCATCGGCTATTGCTTCGGCGGCCGGGTGTCGTGGATGGCGGCGTGCAACTGCGCCGGGCTTTCGTGCAGCAGCCTGTACTACGGCGGCCAGATCGCCGGCGGCCAGCGCGGCGAGAAGAGCCCGGTGGAGCCGGTGACCCAGGGGAACAACATCAAGATCCCGATGCAGTGCGTCTGGGGCGGGCAGGACCAGGGCATCCCGCAGGAGGCTCGCGACGCCATCGAGTCGACCCTCAAGGCCAACAACGTGGACTACGAGTGGCACCTGTACGAGGACGCGGGCCACGCGTTCTTCTGCGACGACCGCCCGAGCTACCACGAGGCGTCCGCCAAGGACGTGTGGCCCAAGACGCTGGCGTTCCTGGGCCGGCACCTGAAGGCGTAG